In Aquabacterium sp. OR-4, the following proteins share a genomic window:
- a CDS encoding ShlB/FhaC/HecB family hemolysin secretion/activation protein: protein MNHRSAHPTPPIGARHRGRRPRGATARLSAAIGLLLSGMGAAQAQDAGQLLRQSQGAPTPALPERADSKTVVPAPAALGLPGDARVRVQRFELRGQQLIDEATLQAVLNSYLGRELRYQDLQDAMAALMRQYRDAGRLARAYLPAQDVTAGVVKVVIVEARYGGTRVEQRGERLNAALPQAMVEAGQTLGEAIDLVALDRALLLVADLPGVRASASLTPGDVAGQTRVALRLQDAPRLTGQAGLANAGSRATGEAQAQAALSLPGLFGRGDLLTAQWSQSRGSSILGASAGLPLGPHGLRMGAHVSALRYRLVADEFQALQARGSSSVLGADLHYPLLRSRDANLLVSGSAEHKRFENEANGATVSDYSTQTLALTLAGNRHDALGGVNTGSVDLVAGRLKLGGSPHREADAAGPGTEGRFTLLRLAAAREQGLAAGWSARAALRGQWSSRNLDSSEKFYLGGMQGVRAYPSGEAGGSQGQLLSLELRQRLGAWRWAGFVDWGQVRIHVDNGFAGAAAVNGVTLKGLGLSLGYAAPAGLDLALIWARRIGHNPLADAQGRDLDGSRRANRLWLQATLPFQL, encoded by the coding sequence ATGAACCATCGATCTGCACACCCCACCCCGCCCATCGGCGCCCGACACCGCGGCCGCCGGCCCCGTGGCGCGACCGCCCGGCTGTCGGCTGCCATCGGCCTGCTGCTGTCGGGCATGGGCGCCGCGCAGGCGCAGGACGCCGGGCAGCTGCTGCGGCAAAGCCAGGGCGCCCCGACGCCCGCACTGCCCGAGCGCGCTGATTCGAAGACCGTGGTGCCGGCGCCTGCCGCCCTGGGCCTGCCGGGGGATGCCCGCGTCAGGGTCCAGCGCTTCGAGCTGCGGGGGCAGCAGCTGATCGACGAGGCCACGCTGCAGGCGGTGCTCAACAGCTACCTGGGCCGTGAGCTGCGCTACCAGGATCTGCAGGACGCGATGGCCGCGCTGATGCGCCAGTACCGCGATGCCGGCCGCCTGGCGCGCGCCTACCTGCCCGCGCAGGACGTCACCGCCGGCGTGGTGAAGGTGGTGATCGTCGAGGCACGCTACGGCGGCACGCGGGTCGAGCAGCGTGGCGAGCGCCTGAACGCCGCCCTGCCCCAGGCCATGGTCGAGGCCGGCCAGACCCTTGGCGAGGCGATCGACCTGGTGGCGCTGGACCGCGCGCTGCTGCTGGTGGCCGATCTGCCCGGCGTGCGCGCCAGCGCCAGCCTGACGCCGGGCGATGTGGCCGGCCAGACCCGTGTGGCCCTGCGCCTGCAGGACGCGCCGCGGCTGACCGGCCAGGCCGGCCTGGCCAATGCGGGCAGCCGTGCCACGGGCGAGGCGCAAGCGCAGGCCGCGCTGTCGCTGCCGGGCCTGTTCGGGCGCGGTGATCTGCTCACGGCCCAGTGGAGCCAGAGCCGGGGCAGCAGCATTCTGGGCGCCAGTGCCGGGCTGCCGTTGGGGCCGCATGGCCTGCGCATGGGCGCCCATGTCTCGGCGCTGCGCTACCGGCTGGTGGCCGACGAGTTCCAGGCGCTGCAGGCGCGCGGCAGCTCGTCGGTGCTGGGCGCAGACCTCCACTACCCGCTGCTGCGCAGCCGGGATGCCAACCTGCTGGTCAGCGGCAGTGCCGAGCACAAGCGTTTCGAGAACGAGGCCAACGGCGCCACGGTGTCCGACTACAGCACGCAGACGCTGGCACTCACGCTGGCCGGCAACCGCCACGACGCGCTGGGCGGTGTCAACACCGGGTCGGTCGACCTGGTTGCCGGGCGGCTGAAGCTGGGTGGCTCGCCCCACCGCGAGGCCGATGCGGCAGGCCCCGGCACCGAAGGCCGATTCACGCTGCTGCGCCTGGCGGCGGCGCGCGAGCAAGGCCTGGCGGCGGGCTGGTCGGCACGGGCCGCGCTGCGCGGGCAGTGGTCCAGCCGCAACCTCGACAGCTCGGAAAAGTTCTACCTGGGCGGCATGCAGGGTGTGCGCGCCTATCCCAGTGGCGAGGCCGGGGGCAGCCAGGGCCAGCTGCTGAGCCTGGAGCTGCGCCAGCGCCTGGGCGCCTGGCGCTGGGCCGGCTTTGTGGATTGGGGCCAGGTGCGCATCCACGTCGACAACGGCTTTGCCGGTGCCGCGGCGGTCAACGGCGTCACGCTCAAGGGGCTCGGCCTGTCCCTGGGCTATGCCGCGCCCGCCGGCCTGGATCTGGCCCTGATCTGGGCGCGGCGCATCGGCCACAACCCCCTGGCCGATGCGCAAGGCCGCGACCTCGACGGCTCGCGCCGCGCCAACCGCCTGTGGCTGCAGGCCACGCTGCCGTTCCAGCTCTGA